A window of Cohnella herbarum contains these coding sequences:
- a CDS encoding 4'-phosphopantetheinyl transferase family protein: MKANRNEVGVYWIAIPPKAQTSLADRAVDWLDDEELHTYRSYRVDFKKMEFMTGRILMKTLLAERCSLPSPRRIRLRKNQYGKPLLDHARMKGEYPDNPGFNLSHTTLLVACAIVDSGEVGIDAEDIGRDNSCLMNRVFTEREIGYVESRGSAQEKREAFYEVWTRKEAYVKATGLGLSIPLRSFEVPFLECSGTQDGWKYFSDRLSEQYVISVAVRESAGVVWRRHLYEVDFNQLYESALTSAPFRLRQV, from the coding sequence GTGAAAGCGAATAGGAATGAAGTCGGCGTATACTGGATCGCCATTCCACCGAAGGCGCAAACATCGTTAGCGGATCGAGCTGTCGATTGGCTAGATGACGAGGAACTCCATACATACAGATCTTACCGGGTTGATTTCAAAAAGATGGAGTTCATGACCGGTAGAATTCTGATGAAGACTCTGCTGGCGGAGCGATGCTCTTTACCGTCTCCGCGTCGCATTCGCCTCCGTAAAAATCAATACGGAAAACCACTGCTGGATCATGCGCGAATGAAGGGGGAGTATCCCGATAACCCCGGGTTCAATTTGTCCCATACGACGTTACTTGTAGCTTGCGCGATCGTAGACTCCGGTGAAGTCGGCATCGACGCGGAAGACATCGGGAGGGACAATTCGTGCCTGATGAACCGAGTATTCACCGAACGAGAGATCGGATATGTGGAGAGCAGGGGGTCTGCTCAAGAGAAGCGGGAAGCCTTCTATGAAGTATGGACTCGCAAGGAAGCGTATGTGAAGGCCACCGGGCTAGGGCTTAGCATTCCGCTACGTTCCTTCGAGGTACCTTTTCTAGAGTGTTCAGGCACGCAAGATGGTTGGAAGTACTTCAGCGACCGGCTGTCGGAACAATACGTGATTTCCGTCGCGGTTAGAGAAAGCGCCGGCGTCGTCTGGAGACGACATCTATATGAAGTCGATTTCAACCAACTCTACGAATCGGCATTAACCTCGGCACCGTTCCGACTGAGGCAAGTCTAA
- a CDS encoding thioesterase II family protein: MKLICIPYAGGSATVYYPWKKLIHSSIKVVPLELSGRGERMGQAFYRSIEGDGTDDLYRCVEKELDGSPIALFGHSMGTLFAYELAHRIVRETGQPLAHLFLSGRGAPHTGRSEPWIHELPDSEFQAEVLRLGGTPAELFEHKELSDIYMPILRSDYRLSETYRDTGKPGKLDCGITVMRGTKDSYGRADAEEWSRYVNGDTRIVEFDGGHFFIHEFRQQVLSAIHESLLYTRSSQI, translated from the coding sequence ATGAAGTTAATATGCATCCCCTATGCGGGAGGATCCGCGACTGTTTATTATCCGTGGAAGAAGCTGATTCACTCTTCGATCAAAGTCGTGCCCCTCGAATTGTCGGGCAGAGGGGAGCGGATGGGACAAGCGTTCTACCGCAGCATTGAAGGCGATGGAACCGACGATCTATACCGCTGCGTGGAGAAGGAGTTAGACGGTTCGCCTATTGCCCTGTTCGGGCACAGCATGGGGACGTTATTCGCTTATGAGCTGGCGCATCGAATCGTTCGCGAGACCGGACAACCGCTGGCGCATCTTTTTCTATCCGGGCGCGGCGCCCCGCATACGGGGCGTTCGGAGCCGTGGATTCACGAATTGCCCGATTCGGAATTCCAAGCCGAAGTGTTGCGATTGGGCGGAACGCCGGCGGAGCTGTTCGAACATAAGGAGCTGAGCGACATCTATATGCCGATTCTTCGCTCGGATTACCGCCTGTCCGAAACCTATCGCGACACGGGAAAACCGGGCAAGCTGGATTGCGGGATTACCGTTATGCGAGGCACGAAGGATAGCTATGGGCGGGCGGATGCAGAGGAGTGGAGCCGGTACGTCAATGGCGACACCCGTATCGTCGAATTCGACGGCGGCCATTTTTTCATCCATGAATTCCGTCAGCAGGTGCTAAGCGCTATCCATGAATCGTTGTTATATACGCGTTCATCCCAAATCTAG